In the genome of Pseudomonas protegens, one region contains:
- a CDS encoding methyl-accepting chemotaxis protein produces the protein MSREGSLAVPIAQPLAATPAARWWAPTLQSAALMGLLVGQALGDWSLYLCLPLAVLVVWLPRLRSRKVPETPAATADSELSSLTRDLSYSTTHNALSAAGVAYSVTQLAGKLQSQLDAAARIVGNAEVMIKTEQVTSQLSQQALGAASQAHASSAEGRTVLGESISRMHSLSQRANGSRELIEALSQRSEEIQRVTLVIQSIASQTNLLALNAAIEAARAGEHGRGFAVVADEVRGLAGRTASATDEVGVMVADIQQRTSDVVEQIRQLSDDLNLGVEQVEHTGRHLDNIARLAAGVEEQVSEIARGAETNREQLDSLFHAVEQMRSDLAISDQQTRSLAEAAVQMEGQAETISERLAAVGLDDYHQRIYDLAREGARRIAEQFEADLAQNRISLDDLFDRHYQPIPNTHPPKYQTRFDRYTDQVLPPIQESLLPRHDGLVFAIACTQEGYVPTHNKIFSQPLTGDPQVDILHNRSKRKFADRTGIRCGSHQQPLLLQTYTRDTGELMHDLSVPIMVQGRHWGGLRLGYKPEQAAPRRKS, from the coding sequence ATGTCAAGAGAAGGATCTCTAGCGGTGCCGATCGCGCAACCGCTGGCAGCAACACCCGCCGCCCGCTGGTGGGCGCCGACCTTGCAGAGCGCGGCCTTGATGGGCTTGCTGGTTGGCCAGGCACTGGGTGACTGGTCGCTGTACCTGTGCCTGCCTCTGGCGGTGCTGGTGGTCTGGCTGCCCCGGCTGAGAAGCCGCAAGGTGCCCGAGACGCCGGCGGCAACGGCCGACAGTGAGCTGTCCTCGCTGACCCGCGACCTGTCCTACAGCACCACCCATAACGCCCTGTCTGCCGCTGGCGTGGCCTATTCGGTGACGCAACTGGCGGGCAAGCTGCAATCCCAGCTGGATGCCGCGGCGCGCATCGTCGGCAACGCCGAGGTGATGATCAAGACCGAACAGGTCACCTCACAGCTCAGCCAGCAGGCCCTGGGCGCCGCCAGCCAAGCCCATGCCAGCAGTGCCGAAGGGCGCACGGTGCTGGGCGAGTCCATCAGCCGCATGCATTCCCTGAGCCAGCGGGCCAATGGCAGCCGCGAGCTGATCGAGGCCTTGAGCCAGCGCAGCGAAGAGATCCAGCGGGTGACCCTGGTGATCCAGTCCATCGCCAGCCAGACCAATCTGCTGGCCCTGAACGCGGCCATCGAAGCGGCCCGGGCCGGGGAGCACGGGCGCGGCTTTGCCGTGGTCGCCGACGAGGTGCGCGGGCTGGCCGGGCGCACCGCCTCGGCCACCGACGAGGTCGGGGTGATGGTGGCGGATATCCAGCAGCGCACCAGCGATGTGGTGGAGCAGATCCGCCAGCTGTCCGACGACCTGAACCTGGGGGTGGAGCAGGTGGAGCACACCGGGCGGCATCTGGACAACATCGCGCGGCTGGCGGCGGGGGTGGAGGAGCAGGTCAGCGAGATCGCCCGGGGCGCCGAAACCAATCGCGAACAGCTCGACAGCCTGTTCCACGCCGTGGAGCAGATGCGCAGCGACCTGGCCATCAGCGACCAGCAGACCCGCAGCCTGGCCGAGGCCGCGGTGCAGATGGAAGGGCAGGCGGAAACCATCAGCGAGCGTTTGGCGGCGGTGGGCCTGGACGACTATCACCAGCGTATCTATGACCTGGCCCGCGAAGGCGCGCGGCGCATCGCCGAGCAGTTCGAGGCCGACCTGGCGCAGAACCGCATCAGCCTCGATGATTTGTTCGACCGCCACTATCAGCCGATTCCCAATACCCATCCGCCCAAGTACCAGACCCGGTTCGACCGCTACACCGATCAGGTGCTGCCGCCGATCCAGGAGTCCCTGCTGCCGCGCCACGACGGCCTGGTGTTCGCCATCGCCTGCACCCAGGAAGGTTATGTACCGACCCACAACAAGATTTTCTCCCAGCCGCTGACCGGCGATCCCCAGGTGGACATCCTGCACAACCGCAGCAAGCGCAAGTTCGCCGATCGCACCGGCATCCGTTGCGGCAGTCACCAGCAGCCGCTGTTGCTGCAGACCTACACCCGTGATACCGGCGAGCTGATGCATGACCTGTCGGTGCCGATCATGGTCCAGGGACGGCATTGGGGCGGCCTGCGCCTGGGCTACAAACCCGAGCAGGCAGCCCCTAGGCGCAAGTCTTGA
- a CDS encoding sugar ABC transporter ATP-binding protein, producing the protein MFSCATASSTPLAAVQAVTPATAEPYLLEVINVSKGFPGVVALSDVQLRVRPGTVLALMGENGAGKSTLMKIIAGIYQPDAGELRLKGRPVVFDTPLAALQSGIAMIHQELNLMPHMSIAENIWIGREQINGLRLIDHRAMHRCTAQLLERLRIDLDPEEQVGNLSIAERQMVEIAKAVSYDSDVLIMDEPTSAITDKEVAHLFSIIADLKAQGKGIIYITHKMNEVFAIADEVAVFRDGAYIGLQRADSLDGDSLISMMVGRELSQLFPQREKPIGELLLKVRDLRLDGVFDGVSFDLHAGEILGIAGLMGSGRTNVAETLFGITPSDGGEIVLDGQPLRIGDPHRAIEKGLALLTEDRKLSGLFPCLSVLENMEVAVLPHYAGGGFIQQKALRALCEDMCRKLRVKTPSLEQCIDTLSGGNQQKALLARWLMTKPRILILDEPTRGIDVGAKAEIYRLIAALASEGMAVIMISSELPEVLGMSDRVMVMHEGQLMGILDRSEATQERVMQLASGMSLVH; encoded by the coding sequence ATGTTCTCTTGCGCGACTGCCTCAAGCACCCCGCTGGCCGCCGTCCAGGCGGTCACCCCGGCGACCGCAGAGCCTTATCTGCTGGAGGTGATCAACGTCAGCAAGGGCTTTCCCGGCGTGGTGGCCCTGTCCGATGTGCAACTGCGGGTACGCCCGGGAACGGTACTGGCGCTGATGGGCGAGAACGGCGCCGGCAAGTCGACCCTGATGAAGATCATCGCCGGCATCTATCAGCCGGACGCCGGCGAGCTGCGCCTCAAGGGCCGGCCGGTGGTCTTCGACACGCCCCTGGCGGCCCTGCAATCGGGCATCGCCATGATCCATCAGGAACTCAACCTGATGCCGCACATGAGCATCGCCGAGAACATCTGGATCGGCCGCGAACAGATCAACGGCCTGCGCCTGATCGATCACCGCGCCATGCACCGCTGCACCGCGCAGTTGCTGGAGCGCCTGCGCATCGACCTCGATCCCGAGGAGCAGGTGGGCAACCTGAGCATCGCCGAGCGGCAGATGGTGGAGATCGCCAAGGCGGTGTCCTACGACTCCGACGTGCTGATCATGGATGAACCGACCTCGGCCATCACCGACAAGGAAGTGGCGCACCTGTTCTCGATCATTGCCGACCTCAAGGCCCAGGGTAAGGGCATCATCTACATCACCCACAAGATGAACGAAGTGTTCGCCATCGCTGATGAAGTGGCGGTGTTCCGCGACGGTGCCTATATCGGCCTGCAACGGGCCGACAGCCTGGACGGCGACAGCCTGATCTCGATGATGGTCGGGCGCGAGCTGAGCCAGCTGTTTCCCCAGCGCGAGAAGCCCATCGGCGAGCTGCTGCTCAAGGTCCGCGACTTGCGCCTGGATGGGGTGTTCGACGGCGTGTCTTTCGACCTGCACGCCGGGGAGATCCTCGGCATCGCCGGGCTGATGGGCTCGGGGCGGACCAATGTCGCCGAAACCCTGTTCGGCATCACCCCAAGCGATGGCGGCGAGATTGTCCTCGACGGCCAGCCGCTGCGCATCGGCGACCCGCACCGGGCGATCGAGAAGGGCCTTGCCCTGCTGACCGAGGATCGCAAGCTCAGCGGCCTGTTCCCTTGCCTGTCGGTCCTGGAAAACATGGAAGTGGCGGTGCTGCCGCATTACGCCGGGGGCGGTTTCATCCAGCAGAAGGCCTTGCGCGCCTTGTGTGAGGACATGTGCAGGAAGCTGCGGGTCAAGACTCCGTCCCTGGAGCAGTGCATCGATACCCTGTCCGGGGGCAATCAGCAGAAGGCGCTGCTGGCGCGCTGGCTGATGACCAAGCCGCGGATCCTGATTCTCGACGAGCCGACCCGGGGCATCGATGTCGGGGCCAAGGCCGAGATCTATCGTCTGATCGCCGCCCTCGCCAGCGAAGGCATGGCGGTGATCATGATTTCTTCGGAACTGCCGGAAGTCCTGGGCATGAGCGACCGGGTCATGGTCATGCACGAAGGCCAGCTCATGGGCATTCTCGACCGCAGCGAAGCGACCCAGGAACGGGTGATGCAACTGGCGTCGGGCATGTCGCTGGTGCACTGA
- a CDS encoding ABC transporter permease: protein MNVMSENKPAVVPARTRRRWPTELSIFLVLIGIGLVFELFGWIVRDQSFLLNSQRLVLMILQVSIIGLLAIGVTQVIITTGIDLSSGSVLALSAMIAASLAQTSDFARAVFPSLTDLPVWIPVVVGLGVGLLAGAINGSIIAITGIPPFIATLGMMVSARGLARYYTEGQPVSMLSDSYTAIGHGAMPVIIFLVVAVIFHVALRYTKYGKYTYAIGGNMQAARTSGINVKRHLVIVYSIAGLLAGLAGVVASARAATGQAGMGMSYELDAIAAAVIGGTSLAGGVGRITGTVIGALILGVMASGFTFVGVDAYIQDIIKGLIIVVAVVIDQYRNKRKLKR, encoded by the coding sequence ATGAACGTGATGTCTGAAAACAAACCGGCCGTGGTACCCGCCAGGACGCGTCGGCGCTGGCCCACCGAACTGAGCATTTTCCTGGTGCTGATCGGCATCGGCCTGGTGTTCGAGCTGTTCGGCTGGATCGTTCGTGACCAGAGCTTTCTGCTGAACTCCCAGCGTTTGGTGCTGATGATCCTGCAGGTGTCGATCATCGGTCTGCTGGCCATCGGCGTGACCCAGGTGATCATCACCACCGGCATCGACCTGTCCTCGGGCTCGGTGCTGGCGCTGTCGGCGATGATCGCCGCCAGCCTGGCGCAGACCTCGGACTTTGCCCGGGCGGTGTTTCCGTCCCTGACCGACCTGCCGGTGTGGATCCCGGTAGTGGTCGGGCTGGGGGTGGGCCTGCTGGCGGGGGCGATCAACGGCAGCATCATCGCCATCACCGGCATTCCGCCCTTTATTGCCACCCTGGGCATGATGGTGTCGGCCCGTGGCCTGGCCCGCTATTACACCGAAGGCCAGCCGGTGAGCATGCTTTCCGACTCCTACACCGCCATCGGCCACGGGGCGATGCCGGTGATCATCTTCCTGGTGGTGGCGGTGATCTTCCATGTCGCGCTGCGCTACACCAAGTACGGCAAGTACACCTACGCCATCGGCGGCAACATGCAGGCGGCGCGCACCTCGGGGATCAACGTCAAGCGCCATCTGGTGATCGTCTACAGCATCGCCGGGCTGCTGGCGGGGCTGGCCGGGGTGGTGGCCTCGGCGCGGGCCGCCACCGGGCAGGCGGGGATGGGCATGTCCTACGAGCTGGACGCGATCGCCGCCGCGGTGATCGGCGGCACCAGCCTGGCCGGCGGCGTGGGGCGCATTACCGGCACGGTGATCGGCGCGCTGATCCTCGGGGTCATGGCCAGCGGCTTCACCTTTGTCGGCGTGGATGCCTACATCCAGGACATCATCAAGGGCCTGATCATCGTGGTGGCGGTGGTCATCGACCAGTACCGCAACAAGCGCAAGCTCAAGCGCTGA
- a CDS encoding TraR/DksA family transcriptional regulator: protein MTKEKLLAMPADDYMNAEQHAFFSDLLQAMKVETHERIEQNRIAIESLDTPADPADAASVEEERTWLVNAIDRDQRMLPQLEQALGRISDDTFGWCDDSGEPIGLKRLLISPTTKYCIEAQERHEQIDKHQRQA from the coding sequence ATGACCAAGGAAAAGTTGCTGGCCATGCCGGCGGATGACTACATGAATGCCGAGCAGCACGCTTTTTTCAGCGACCTGTTGCAAGCCATGAAGGTGGAAACCCACGAGCGCATCGAACAGAACCGGATCGCCATTGAAAGCCTGGACACCCCGGCTGACCCGGCCGACGCCGCTTCCGTCGAAGAAGAGCGCACCTGGCTGGTCAACGCCATTGATCGCGATCAGCGCATGCTGCCGCAGCTGGAGCAGGCCCTGGGCCGGATCAGTGACGACACCTTCGGCTGGTGCGACGACAGCGGCGAGCCCATTGGCCTCAAGCGCCTGCTGATCAGCCCGACCACCAAGTACTGCATCGAAGCCCAAGAGCGCCACGAGCAGATCGACAAGCATCAGCGTCAGGCTTAA